In Streptomyces sp. NBC_00878, a single window of DNA contains:
- a CDS encoding AfsR/SARP family transcriptional regulator, giving the protein MEAALSRDVHFSLLGRLRAGRDGREIDLGSPQQRAVAAALLLARGRGVRMSDLVDAVWERPPNSPSAAVRTYIWRLRRALEPGHDGSSGPWRILRSTAGGYLLDVGDDRVDWQVFKRRIGEAGALRAGGDTAAARLLYDSALAMWRETPLAGVPGPLADSERAVMQARHLDVLEARLESLVESGHWSRAAVEAAALVEQHPLREGLHQLLMRSLLHTGRQAEALNAYGRIRGLLAEELGVEPGEGLRSLHAEILRGGRPAVVESTLGSAVHREAPVPRQIPHAIADFTGRTDQTERIRDALLRHSAEAVPIVLVTGMGGAGKTALVMHSVRPTLPAYTDGQLYADLRGADGTPAGTGGVLSAFLRALGEPDASLPEDLQERAALYRSVLAQRRVLIVLDNAADMEQVAPLLPGSPSCAVAITSRNCLATLPVGLRVTLGALPAEEALDLFTRLVGSARVMAEPDAARQVLTACGGLPLAVRVIGSQLAARPEWSMAQLAERLADARHRLSDAEAETASAVPAAPEDTVRRTLERLVDAGLLESPAGDDYRHHDLVVLGDALSSLDRAEQKRRRW; this is encoded by the coding sequence ATGGAGGCAGCGCTCTCGCGAGACGTGCACTTCTCGCTGCTCGGACGGCTCAGGGCGGGCCGGGACGGCAGGGAGATCGATCTCGGCTCCCCGCAGCAACGGGCCGTGGCCGCCGCCCTGTTGCTGGCCCGTGGCAGGGGCGTGCGGATGAGCGATCTCGTGGACGCGGTCTGGGAGCGCCCGCCCAACTCCCCCAGCGCGGCGGTCCGTACGTACATCTGGCGCCTGAGACGTGCGCTGGAGCCGGGCCATGACGGGTCGTCAGGTCCGTGGCGGATCCTGCGGTCCACGGCTGGGGGCTACCTGCTGGACGTGGGCGACGACCGCGTGGACTGGCAGGTGTTCAAGCGGCGGATCGGCGAGGCCGGCGCGCTGCGGGCGGGCGGAGACACGGCGGCCGCCCGGCTGCTGTACGACAGCGCCCTGGCCATGTGGCGCGAAACGCCCCTGGCCGGGGTTCCGGGCCCGCTGGCGGACAGCGAACGGGCCGTGATGCAGGCCCGGCACCTCGACGTACTCGAAGCCCGGCTGGAGTCCCTGGTGGAGTCGGGGCACTGGTCGCGGGCGGCCGTCGAAGCCGCCGCGCTGGTCGAACAGCATCCGCTGCGTGAGGGACTTCACCAGTTGCTCATGCGGTCCCTGCTCCACACGGGTCGCCAGGCCGAGGCGCTGAACGCCTACGGCAGGATCCGTGGCCTGCTGGCCGAAGAGCTGGGCGTCGAACCGGGCGAAGGCCTGCGGTCACTGCACGCGGAGATCCTCCGGGGCGGCCGGCCCGCCGTCGTCGAGAGCACCCTCGGCAGCGCCGTCCACCGCGAGGCGCCCGTGCCGCGCCAGATCCCCCATGCCATCGCCGACTTCACCGGCCGGACCGACCAGACCGAACGGATCCGCGACGCCTTGCTCCGGCACTCCGCGGAGGCCGTGCCCATCGTCCTGGTCACCGGTATGGGGGGCGCCGGGAAGACGGCCCTGGTCATGCACAGCGTGCGGCCGACACTCCCGGCCTACACCGACGGCCAGTTGTACGCGGATCTCCGCGGCGCCGACGGCACCCCGGCCGGTACCGGCGGCGTCCTGTCCGCGTTCCTGCGCGCACTCGGCGAACCGGACGCCTCCCTCCCGGAAGACCTCCAGGAACGTGCCGCCCTGTACCGGAGTGTGCTGGCCCAGCGACGCGTGCTGATCGTGCTGGACAACGCCGCCGACATGGAGCAGGTGGCCCCGCTCCTGCCCGGCTCGCCCTCCTGCGCCGTCGCGATCACCAGCCGAAACTGCCTGGCGACCCTGCCGGTCGGTCTCCGTGTCACCCTCGGCGCCCTGCCCGCCGAGGAGGCCCTGGACCTGTTCACCCGGCTCGTGGGCAGCGCGCGCGTCATGGCGGAACCCGACGCCGCGCGGCAGGTCCTGACCGCCTGCGGCGGCCTGCCCCTGGCGGTACGCGTCATCGGCTCACAGCTGGCCGCCCGCCCCGAGTGGAGCATGGCGCAGCTCGCCGAACGCCTCGCCGACGCGCGACACCGCCTGTCCGACGCGGAGGCGGAGACGGCGAGCGCGGTCCCGGCGGCGCCGGAGGACACCGTACGGCGGACGCTGGAGCGGCTGGTCGATGCCGGGCTGCTGGAATCCCCGGCGGGGGACGACTACCGCCACCACGACCTGGTGGTCCTCGGAGACGCCCTCTCCTCGCTGGACCGAGCGGAACAGAAACGGCGGCGCTGGTAG
- a CDS encoding alpha-L-rhamnosidase encodes MSASGATSATAAGRPRAALAAENYSPTSRTLKPTAVYRTAGSVANPQNVLSGQPTRISGAQSAITLDFGKEVAGMATLSFGSTSSSGQRVGLAFSESSLYVGNNSDRSSGRDGEDGALYATASANGTYTMPTAKQRGGFRYLTVFLDSSGWVDLNGVSLAFTAAPGKANPADYANYFSSSDELLNRIWYAGAYTVQLNTIASNQGRAWPPPSSEWDNSATVGVGDSVLVDGAKRDRTVWPGDLGIAVPTQYAYSNDLTSTRNALSTMYNAMSAEGEIPWSGPPFNLKGSDTYHTWTLLGTATYYTYTADRAWLDSEWADYKRAMAFIINKINGNNLLNVTATQDWARSGQGGENISANALLYAALRGGVTLATVKGDSALATSWAGRAAALKTAANSRLWDASKGMYKDNPTSGLYPQDGNSLAVWYGLTDSTAKSKSIIAGLGTRWGTYGPTTPEWGGNVSPFVGGMELNARFTANDDYGALAQIRRTWGHMLNSDIGTKSTFWEGVKADGGLAYGGSFMSLAHGWSSAPTSTLTFDVLGTAPESATGAYRFVPHPGDLTSAEGRITMPQGAINASWSRVPAAGTYAARLTSPSGTTGRIGVPKFGGGNVSVSVNGNVVWSNGNFTPTSGITGGSQDDTYVYLTGVAPGSYSVTATGLGNPGAPNEPGTGALRAGFSRCAGEGGTCSFSGTRAVAYGAGTYTYKTVTGSTACSNDSFGGDPASNLVKSCYVADAGGPPGYTVCAAEGSNCSIPGYNRDVAYGANGSFAHQVTKGSVACTNAQFGDPIDGVAKSCYLPPDGGPAGGWTKCASQNGTCSAAAGQPVMYGAFGAFATVKATGDTACTDATFGDPIPGESKSCYTATGGPAGYAAACSDEDGTCSFSGQQTVAYGARGSFVYKSFSGGTGCTQAAFGTDPLPGVRKACYLTS; translated from the coding sequence ATGTCGGCCTCCGGGGCGACGTCGGCGACCGCGGCGGGCAGACCCCGAGCGGCGCTTGCCGCCGAGAACTACTCGCCGACGTCCCGCACCCTCAAGCCGACCGCCGTCTACCGCACGGCCGGCAGCGTCGCGAACCCGCAGAACGTCCTCAGCGGACAGCCGACACGGATCTCCGGCGCCCAGTCGGCCATCACGCTCGACTTCGGCAAAGAGGTCGCCGGAATGGCAACGTTGTCGTTCGGCAGTACCAGCAGCAGCGGCCAACGGGTCGGCCTGGCCTTCAGTGAGTCGTCCCTGTACGTGGGCAACAACAGCGACCGGAGCAGCGGCCGCGACGGCGAGGACGGGGCGCTCTACGCCACGGCCTCCGCGAACGGCACGTATACGATGCCCACCGCGAAACAGCGTGGCGGTTTCCGCTACCTCACCGTCTTCCTCGACAGCTCGGGCTGGGTGGACCTCAACGGCGTCAGCCTCGCGTTCACCGCGGCGCCGGGGAAGGCCAACCCGGCCGACTACGCCAACTACTTCTCCTCCAGCGACGAACTGCTCAACCGCATCTGGTACGCCGGGGCGTACACCGTGCAGCTCAACACGATCGCCTCCAACCAGGGCCGCGCCTGGCCCCCGCCGTCCTCGGAGTGGGACAACAGTGCCACCGTCGGCGTGGGCGACTCCGTCCTGGTCGACGGGGCCAAGCGCGACCGTACGGTGTGGCCCGGCGACCTGGGCATCGCCGTACCCACGCAGTACGCGTACTCCAACGACCTCACCTCGACCCGCAACGCGCTCTCCACGATGTACAACGCGATGTCCGCCGAGGGTGAAATCCCGTGGTCGGGACCGCCGTTCAACCTCAAGGGCTCGGACACCTACCACACCTGGACGCTGCTGGGCACGGCGACGTACTACACGTACACGGCCGACCGGGCGTGGCTGGACTCCGAATGGGCCGACTACAAGCGCGCCATGGCCTTCATCATCAACAAGATCAACGGCAACAACCTCCTCAATGTGACCGCCACCCAGGACTGGGCCAGGTCCGGCCAGGGCGGCGAGAACATCTCGGCCAACGCGCTGCTGTACGCGGCCCTCAGGGGCGGGGTCACCCTGGCCACGGTCAAGGGCGACAGCGCGCTCGCCACGAGCTGGGCCGGCCGGGCGGCCGCCCTCAAGACCGCGGCCAACTCCCGCCTGTGGGACGCCTCGAAGGGCATGTACAAGGACAACCCGACCAGCGGGCTGTATCCGCAGGACGGCAACTCGCTCGCCGTCTGGTACGGGCTCACCGACTCCACGGCGAAGTCGAAGAGCATCATCGCGGGGCTCGGCACGCGCTGGGGCACCTACGGCCCGACGACCCCCGAGTGGGGCGGCAATGTGTCTCCCTTCGTGGGCGGCATGGAGCTGAACGCGCGCTTCACCGCCAATGACGACTACGGCGCCTTGGCGCAGATCCGCCGCACCTGGGGCCACATGCTGAACAGCGACATCGGCACCAAGAGCACCTTCTGGGAGGGCGTCAAGGCCGATGGCGGCCTCGCCTACGGTGGTTCGTTCATGAGCCTGGCCCATGGCTGGTCCTCCGCGCCCACCTCCACGCTCACCTTCGACGTGCTGGGCACGGCACCGGAGTCGGCGACCGGCGCGTACCGCTTCGTCCCGCACCCCGGTGACCTGACCAGTGCCGAGGGCCGCATCACCATGCCGCAGGGGGCCATCAACGCCTCCTGGTCCCGTGTCCCCGCCGCCGGCACGTACGCGGCGCGCCTCACCAGCCCGTCCGGTACCACCGGCCGCATCGGGGTCCCGAAGTTCGGCGGCGGCAACGTCTCGGTGTCCGTGAACGGCAACGTCGTCTGGAGCAACGGAAACTTCACGCCAACCTCCGGCATCACCGGCGGGAGCCAGGACGACACCTACGTCTACCTCACGGGCGTCGCCCCGGGCAGCTACTCCGTGACCGCCACGGGACTGGGCAATCCCGGCGCGCCCAACGAGCCGGGTACCGGCGCCCTGCGCGCGGGCTTCTCCCGGTGCGCGGGCGAGGGCGGTACGTGCTCCTTCAGCGGCACCCGCGCGGTGGCCTACGGGGCCGGGACGTACACGTACAAGACGGTGACCGGCAGCACCGCCTGCTCCAACGACTCCTTCGGCGGCGATCCGGCGTCGAATCTCGTCAAGTCCTGCTACGTCGCCGACGCGGGCGGCCCGCCCGGCTACACCGTCTGCGCCGCCGAGGGCAGCAACTGCTCCATTCCCGGCTACAACCGTGACGTGGCGTACGGCGCCAACGGCAGCTTCGCCCACCAGGTCACGAAGGGCTCCGTCGCCTGCACCAACGCACAGTTCGGCGATCCCATCGACGGCGTCGCCAAGTCCTGCTACCTGCCGCCCGACGGAGGCCCGGCCGGCGGCTGGACGAAGTGCGCGTCCCAGAACGGGACTTGCTCGGCCGCCGCGGGACAGCCGGTGATGTACGGCGCCTTCGGCGCGTTCGCCACGGTCAAGGCGACCGGCGACACCGCGTGCACCGACGCCACGTTCGGCGACCCGATTCCCGGGGAGTCGAAGTCCTGCTACACCGCCACCGGCGGCCCGGCCGGCTACGCCGCGGCCTGCTCGGACGAAGACGGGACGTGTTCCTTCAGCGGACAGCAGACCGTCGCCTACGGCGCACGGGGCAGCTTCGTGTACAAGTCCTTCTCCGGCGGCACCGGTTGCACGCAGGCGGCATTCGGCACCGATCCGCTGCCAGGCGTACGGAAGGCCTGCTACCTCACCTCCTGA
- a CDS encoding AAA family ATPase: MQVAAPATSRGDATADSGRLYGRAREVALLDHLVADCRAGRGRTLLVHGERGIGKSALLDHVQTASRGVRVVRVNGVASEGELSFAAAQRLCAQFRENLPGLPVPQRETVESILGLRPGSPPARLDAGLALHGLLASAAWRHPVLCLLDDAHLMDAASRECLTVAARRCAGERLAFVFTLPATEHPGEFASFSGLAVTGLSDEDAQALLTERVHVPLDARIRERLVADAHGSPRALLSVASSLSPTEMAFVRPTEPVRQGPDAPDGQGAESPDGRGADSPDPGTLAGLADLSAPAREVLLVAAAEPLGDAVTVLETVESLRIEHSAVTEAESSGLVELSPRVRFAHPLVRTRLYAAAGVTQRRRVHRALAGACDPVRAPEQRAWHEGQAAASFDESVAARLQEAAERASGEHGSMTTAALWELSAALTADRPRRAVRLLAGAVARRRTGGLRQSLDLLARVHTSALPDAQRARADVLRARTRYDVYRDAASVRALRTTATQIRTRSAAEARAALLEALAAGLFAGRFCHPDELAEIAWTAHDLPPLQADARPHELLLEAATTHILKGFSSAVAPVRRAVDAYLTAPSATDLDSNGSWLVCQAAIGLWDSAAWETLADRRVAAARRHSVVSALPLGLVHQALVCVHGGRLTEARTRVREAEGICEAIGAAPLRHATLVLEAWTGHEERLEALVRAGRQDARAREEGRLLTVADYAQALLYNSLGRYGEAFEACTTSPNLDEPAFRNWLLPELVEAAVRTHHPEEAAAAATRLEECARLTESAWAQGLHLRAQALLADDSDAEDLYRGSAQKLEAAGAVLQAGRTRLLWGEWQRRTGRTTQARVHLQTAHDVFSRVGARAFAERSADELAAAGARPAPAHHGPQAALTAQEQRIVRRVARGDTSKEVAAALYLSPRTVDAHLRSIFRKLGISSRRQLRNSAIPPHDERL, translated from the coding sequence ATGCAGGTCGCGGCCCCCGCAACGAGCCGCGGAGATGCCACCGCCGACAGCGGAAGGCTGTACGGCAGGGCGCGGGAGGTCGCCCTCCTCGACCACCTGGTGGCGGACTGCCGCGCCGGCCGCGGCCGGACCCTGCTCGTGCACGGCGAGCGGGGCATCGGCAAGAGCGCCCTGCTCGACCACGTACAGACCGCGTCGCGTGGGGTACGAGTGGTTCGGGTCAACGGTGTCGCGAGCGAGGGCGAGTTGTCCTTCGCCGCCGCGCAGCGGCTGTGTGCCCAGTTCCGGGAGAACCTTCCCGGACTCCCCGTTCCGCAGCGGGAGACCGTCGAGTCGATCCTCGGACTGCGTCCCGGTTCTCCCCCGGCCCGTCTCGACGCCGGCCTCGCCCTGCACGGTCTGCTGGCCTCCGCCGCCTGGCGGCATCCCGTGCTGTGCCTTCTCGACGACGCGCACCTGATGGACGCGGCCTCCCGCGAGTGCCTGACCGTGGCCGCTCGCCGCTGTGCCGGGGAGCGGCTGGCCTTCGTGTTCACGCTCCCCGCCACCGAACACCCCGGTGAGTTCGCCTCGTTCTCCGGCCTGGCTGTGACCGGTCTGTCGGACGAGGACGCGCAGGCGCTGCTGACCGAGCGCGTACACGTTCCGCTGGACGCGCGCATCCGCGAGCGCCTCGTGGCCGACGCCCATGGCAGCCCGCGCGCCCTGTTGTCGGTGGCGAGTTCGCTCTCACCGACCGAAATGGCCTTCGTCCGGCCGACGGAACCGGTGCGGCAGGGCCCTGACGCACCGGACGGGCAAGGTGCTGAATCACCGGACGGGCGGGGCGCCGACTCACCGGACCCCGGGACGCTCGCCGGCCTCGCGGACCTCAGCGCCCCGGCGCGCGAGGTACTGCTGGTGGCCGCGGCGGAACCGCTGGGGGATGCGGTGACCGTGCTGGAGACGGTGGAGAGTCTCCGTATCGAGCACAGCGCCGTGACCGAGGCCGAGTCGTCCGGCCTGGTCGAACTGAGTCCTCGCGTACGGTTCGCGCACCCTCTCGTACGTACGCGTCTGTACGCGGCGGCCGGCGTCACGCAGCGCAGGCGCGTGCACCGTGCTCTGGCGGGCGCGTGCGACCCGGTCCGCGCTCCGGAACAGCGCGCCTGGCATGAAGGGCAGGCGGCCGCCTCGTTCGACGAGTCGGTGGCGGCGCGGTTACAGGAAGCCGCGGAGCGGGCCTCCGGGGAACACGGGTCGATGACAACCGCGGCGCTGTGGGAGCTGTCGGCCGCGCTGACCGCGGACCGGCCGCGGCGGGCCGTGCGCCTGCTCGCGGGTGCCGTGGCCCGGCGCCGGACGGGAGGGCTTCGGCAGAGCCTGGATCTGCTCGCGCGCGTGCACACATCCGCGCTGCCCGATGCCCAGCGCGCGCGGGCCGATGTGCTGCGGGCGCGGACCCGGTACGACGTGTACCGCGACGCGGCCTCGGTACGCGCCCTGCGTACGACCGCCACCCAGATCCGTACCCGAAGCGCGGCGGAGGCTCGCGCCGCACTGCTGGAAGCGCTGGCCGCCGGCCTCTTCGCGGGCCGCTTCTGCCACCCCGACGAACTGGCCGAGATCGCCTGGACCGCGCACGACCTGCCGCCGTTGCAGGCTGACGCCCGCCCGCACGAGCTGTTACTGGAGGCAGCGACCACGCACATCTTGAAGGGCTTTTCCTCTGCTGTGGCGCCCGTGCGTCGCGCGGTTGACGCCTATCTCACGGCGCCCTCGGCGACGGACCTCGACAGCAACGGCAGCTGGCTGGTCTGCCAGGCGGCCATCGGCCTGTGGGACAGCGCCGCCTGGGAGACCCTGGCCGACCGGCGGGTCGCGGCGGCCAGGCGGCACTCCGTCGTATCCGCGTTGCCGCTGGGGCTCGTCCACCAGGCGCTGGTGTGCGTGCACGGCGGCCGGCTCACGGAAGCCCGGACCCGCGTCCGGGAGGCGGAGGGCATCTGCGAGGCGATCGGTGCCGCGCCCCTGCGACACGCCACGCTGGTCCTGGAGGCCTGGACCGGTCATGAGGAGCGCCTGGAAGCGCTGGTGAGGGCCGGCAGGCAGGACGCCCGGGCGCGGGAAGAAGGCAGGCTGCTGACCGTGGCGGACTACGCGCAGGCTCTGCTGTACAACTCGCTGGGCAGATACGGCGAGGCTTTCGAAGCGTGCACGACGTCGCCGAACCTCGACGAACCGGCCTTTCGGAACTGGCTCCTGCCCGAACTGGTGGAGGCCGCGGTGCGCACCCACCACCCGGAGGAGGCCGCGGCCGCGGCCACGCGGCTGGAGGAGTGCGCCCGGCTGACGGAGAGCGCATGGGCGCAGGGACTTCACCTGCGCGCTCAGGCCCTGCTGGCCGACGACTCCGACGCCGAGGACCTCTACCGCGGCTCGGCGCAGAAACTGGAGGCGGCGGGAGCCGTGCTGCAAGCGGGGCGCACCCGGCTGCTATGGGGCGAGTGGCAGCGCCGGACGGGCCGCACGACTCAGGCCCGGGTTCACCTCCAGACCGCGCACGACGTGTTCAGCCGGGTCGGCGCCCGCGCGTTCGCCGAGCGGTCCGCCGATGAACTCGCCGCCGCCGGCGCACGGCCTGCCCCGGCGCACCACGGCCCGCAGGCGGCGCTGACCGCACAGGAGCAGCGCATCGTACGGCGGGTCGCCCGGGGTGACACCTCCAAAGAGGTGGCAGCGGCGCTGTACCTGTCGCCACGGACGGTCGACGCGCATCTGCGCAGCATCTTCCGCAAACTCGGGATCTCCTCACGCCGGCAACTGCGCAACTCGGCGATCCCACCGCACGACGAGCGGCTTTGA
- a CDS encoding glycoside hydrolase family 9 protein, producing the protein MNYLRKPRLLVAIAAGLGTLLLTATVHGLPLGDDNTPASTNVAIRVDQVGYVRGEAKRAYVMGPSAALAGARFEVVDAKNKVVTAGQLGADIGRWNTKYPSVRTADLSALDTPGTYRIVLTGTAAGRSPAFRIAGARELMTPLVQDNVRFLQAQRDGADVLPGDLAHGPSHLADKDATVYADPNYNKEGTELLDKRLTPTGDRADVSGGWFDAGDFLKFTGTTSYSVAELLLAQRDLPDMKELSAEASHGLAWMDKMWDEDSKTLYAQVGIGAGNEAVRTDHDVWRLPEADDRLDVSPGDPDYTIKHRPVFRANNPGKPITPSLAGRVAAVFALAAQRAADTDPKAARTWLDKAAAVYDLADTNPNPDALFTAFPKAFYPEDSWQDDLEFAGAELALAARKLGDNRKGKWADDAARWAGAYLRSDVQGTLGVADVSALAHADLATVLDGTRRKGIGAAELNKDLRRQLEDGVARAKQDPFGAGAVYDDFDAVPHTFGLVATARLYAKATGDTRYAAFAGRQRGWALGANPWGTTFMIGAGEVYPHCPEHQLANLRGSLDGKGAILRGAVVNGPNAASKLDELNSFPTMKKCTAAPPTGAWTDFDGKGARYLDDVGAWQTVEPALDFTTTALLAFALTARSDADADANTDGE; encoded by the coding sequence ATGAACTATCTGCGCAAACCCCGGCTGCTGGTCGCCATCGCCGCGGGACTCGGCACCCTGCTCCTCACCGCGACCGTGCACGGCCTGCCCTTGGGCGACGACAACACGCCTGCCTCGACCAACGTTGCCATCCGGGTCGACCAGGTCGGCTATGTACGCGGCGAGGCGAAACGGGCCTATGTCATGGGGCCCTCGGCGGCCCTCGCGGGAGCGCGCTTCGAGGTCGTCGACGCCAAGAACAAAGTCGTCACGGCGGGACAGCTCGGAGCCGACATCGGCCGCTGGAACACCAAGTACCCCTCCGTGCGCACCGCCGACCTCTCCGCGCTGGACACCCCCGGCACCTACCGCATCGTCCTGACCGGGACCGCGGCCGGCCGCTCCCCCGCCTTCCGGATCGCCGGTGCCCGCGAGCTGATGACCCCGCTCGTCCAGGACAACGTCCGCTTCCTGCAGGCACAGCGCGACGGAGCCGACGTGCTTCCCGGTGACCTGGCGCACGGGCCCTCCCATCTGGCCGACAAGGACGCGACCGTCTACGCCGATCCGAACTACAACAAGGAGGGCACCGAGCTGCTCGACAAGCGGCTGACCCCGACCGGTGACCGGGCCGACGTCTCGGGCGGCTGGTTCGACGCGGGGGACTTCCTCAAGTTCACCGGCACCACCTCCTATTCGGTCGCCGAACTGCTGCTCGCGCAGCGCGACCTGCCGGACATGAAGGAACTGTCGGCCGAGGCTTCGCACGGGCTGGCCTGGATGGACAAGATGTGGGACGAGGACAGCAAGACCCTCTACGCCCAGGTCGGCATCGGCGCGGGCAACGAGGCCGTACGGACGGATCACGACGTGTGGCGGCTGCCCGAGGCCGACGACCGCCTCGACGTGTCCCCCGGCGACCCGGACTACACGATCAAGCACCGGCCGGTCTTCCGCGCGAACAACCCGGGCAAGCCGATCACCCCCAGTCTGGCGGGACGGGTGGCCGCGGTCTTCGCCCTCGCCGCACAGCGCGCGGCCGACACGGACCCGAAGGCGGCGCGGACCTGGCTGGACAAGGCCGCCGCCGTCTACGACCTGGCCGACACCAACCCGAACCCCGACGCGCTCTTCACGGCCTTCCCGAAGGCCTTCTATCCCGAGGACTCCTGGCAGGACGACCTGGAGTTCGCCGGCGCCGAACTGGCCCTGGCCGCACGGAAGCTCGGGGACAACCGGAAGGGCAAGTGGGCCGACGACGCGGCCCGCTGGGCCGGGGCCTATCTGCGCTCCGACGTCCAGGGCACCCTCGGCGTCGCGGATGTCAGCGCCCTGGCCCACGCCGACCTGGCCACCGTCCTGGACGGCACCCGGAGGAAGGGGATCGGGGCCGCCGAGCTCAACAAGGACCTGCGCCGCCAGTTGGAGGACGGGGTCGCCCGCGCCAAGCAGGACCCGTTCGGAGCCGGTGCCGTCTACGACGACTTCGACGCCGTACCGCACACCTTCGGGCTGGTGGCCACCGCCCGCCTCTACGCCAAGGCCACCGGAGACACCCGTTACGCGGCCTTCGCCGGTCGGCAGCGGGGCTGGGCCCTCGGCGCCAACCCCTGGGGAACCACCTTCATGATCGGCGCGGGCGAGGTCTACCCGCACTGCCCGGAACACCAGTTGGCCAACCTCCGGGGCAGCCTCGACGGCAAGGGCGCCATCCTGCGGGGAGCCGTGGTCAACGGCCCCAACGCCGCCTCGAAACTGGACGAGTTGAACAGCTTCCCGACCATGAAGAAGTGCACGGCCGCCCCGCCGACAGGGGCCTGGACCGACTTCGACGGCAAGGGCGCGCGGTACCTGGACGACGTGGGCGCCTGGCAGACCGTGGAACCCGCGCTGGACTTCACCACGACCGCGCTGCTGGCCTTCGCCCTGACCGCACGGTCCGACGCCGATGCCGATGCCAACACCGACGGCGAGTAG